In Zingiber officinale cultivar Zhangliang chromosome 3B, Zo_v1.1, whole genome shotgun sequence, a single window of DNA contains:
- the LOC121968655 gene encoding probable E3 ubiquitin-protein ligase RNF144A-A — MADEPTIHSLLGAVEDGDPIPVNDDETLAQELQLQELLVVISPPSIASFGRQDTVIEQGETSGTKSDEFDCNICMETKALTEQFTTEGCPHAFCNSCMSQYIAAQVEANVATVKCPDPQCKDSTAPALHPDTCRSILPEAVFDRWGMVLCESALGPSKFYCPFTDCSALVVKEEEDVEMTDAMCPHCERELCATCRVAWHKGVTCEEFQRLDEGERGREDLLMMELAKNSKWQRCPECKVFVERIAGCRFMSCRCGHFFCYDCASPMQQNNHSCAKCDRI, encoded by the exons ATGGCCGACGAACCGACGATCCACTCCTTGCTCGGCGCGGTCGAAGACGGCGATCCAATCCCCGTCAACGACGATGAGACGCTGGCGCAGGAACTCCAACTTCAAGAGCTTCTAGTAGTCATTTCACCGCCTTCGATCGCCTCGTTCGGCCGGCAAGACACAGTCATCGAGCAAGGGGAAACTTCTG GGACCAAATCAGACGAATTCGATTGCAACATCTGCATGGAAACGAAGGCACTGACTGAACAATTCACCACAGAGGGTTGCCCCCACGCGTTCTGCAACAGCTGCATGAGCCAGTACATCGCCGCGCAGGTCGAAGCCAACGTGGCGACCGTCAAATGCCCCGATCCACAGTGCAAAGACTCGACGGCGCCCGCGCTGCATCCGGACACGTGCCGCTCGATCCTGCCCGAGGCCGTGTTCGACCGGTGGGGCATGGTCCTGTGCGAGTCGGCCCTCGGCCCCAGCAAGTTCTACTGCCCCTTCACCGACTGCTCGGCGCTGGTCGTGAAGGAGGAAGAGGACGTAGAGATGACCGACGCGATGTGCCCGCACTGCGAGAGGGAACTGTGCGCGACGTGCCGGGTGGCGTGGCACAAGGGAGTTACCTGCGAGGAGTTCCAGCGGCTCGACGAGGGGGAGAGAGGGCGGGAGGATCTGCTGATGATGGAGTTGGCGAAGAACAGCAAGTGGCAGAGGTGCCCGGAGTGTAAGGTGTTCGTCGAGAGGATCGCCGGCTGCAGGTTCATGAGCTGCAG GTGCGGGCATTTCTTCTGCTACGACTGTGCATCGCCAATGCAGCAGAACAATCACTCCTGTGCCAAGTGTGATCGGATTTAG